In Kaistella sp. 97-N-M2, the sequence GCAAATTCAGCATAACAAAGTGCCGTGAAACCACACGCAAAGCCGCAAATAATGTAGAGAATAATAACGCCGGGGCCGCCGCGGAAAACAGCTTCGCCCAAACTGCTGAAACTGCCGGCACCGATGATCGCCGCTATTCCGAAAAATACAATATCCCAGACTCCTAAAACGCGTGAAAGACCGGATGAATGGTTGTTGTTATTATAGTTCTTTCGTCGGAATAGCTGATTCATATTAATTTTAATTTACACAAATGTAAAAGAAAATTTGAGAAATTTAATTTTTTTTAGGTTTGATATACTAAAATCGCGATAATGCGGGTTATAAATAATGGCTTATTTTTGCTAAAAATATACTGAATGCGGAATTTTTCTTTTATCATTTTCCTTTTCTCGTTCGTCTCCGGATTCGCACAATCTGTGAACCTTTTTAATCCTGCGGATAATATTATGTATCCGTCTCAACTTTATTTTTGTAATGGAGAAACATTCAACCTGCAGGTAGATGCTGTAGCTTCTTCAACAGGCGACTATGCAATAAGTGAAGGCACGCCGGCCGCTTTTCCGCTTGCTGCGGGCGGAACCCCCATCACTTTTCCGGTAACGGGTACCAATAAATTCAGCACAGCGATTCCTATTGGCTTTAATTTTAGTTTTTATGGTAAAAACTACACGAAAGTCGTCGCCGGAACAAACGGCAGACTGGTTTTTACGAACGATGTGCAGCTCAATAACCTCAATGATATTAATGTTTATACGGACCGAACTTTCAGCGGGATCCCAAATTATAACACTTATTCCGCGCTGCCTTCGACGGATTATAACAAAGTTTACAAAAACAATCCTACGCAGGAACTGAATTTAGCCCAAATCTTCTTCGGCTACACCGATTTAGTCTCGCGACCTCAAAACAACAGCATCACGTATAATTATAAAACGGTAACGGTTGGCGGCGTTAATGCACTTTTGATTTCTTATCAAAATCAAATTCGAAGTGACGGAACAGGCGGTTTTTCCAGTGTTGCTTATACCAGCAGTGTTTTGTTGGTAGAAGATGGCAGAATTATCATTTATGTGAATAACAAAACGGAAGACACTTACAATGCAATTTTGGGACTTCAAAATGACGATGCGTCGAAACGTAGAATTCCTGACCACAGTAATTCCGGTTCTAACTATAATAATGGTCCTTGGAAATCGGAGGGCATTGCGTGGATTTTCACGCCCAATCAAAACCTGACGCCAAAGTTCAAATGGTATCAAAATGCGGTGCTCTTAGGAGAAACCACCAATACTTTGTCGGGATTTGCACCCAACGACGGCGATCTTCTGAAAGTAGAAGTTACCTATCACGATGGTGCAGGCGCTCAGGTTGGAAATGCCGTTTCCGACGAGGTTCTTTTTAAAAAACTACAGAAGCCTACTATCACCGCCAGCAGCCCGGGAGGTTGCGTTAGTGGTGTTAATTTAACGGTGCCTAATGATGCAGACGTCAATTATCAGTGGTTTTTGGTTGGAAGTGCAACCGTTTTAGGAACCTCTAATTCTTACTATGCGACGCAAACAGGAAATTATTTTGTACGGATTTCGCGAAAATTAAGCCCTACATGTTCCGTAGATTCTAATCCTGTTGCAGTTAATTTAAATTCGACGATCCCGCCTTTTAATGCGGCCAATACACCGTTTAATTATTGTGACACAACGGGTGCAGCTACCAAAATACTTAATTTATACGATTATTATCCCGCAGATCCAACCAAATATACTTTAGTTTTCAGCGAGAATGGAACCGCAATTAACGATCCGGCTAATTTTCAGATTGCCGGCAATACAACGAGGACCATTACTATTGCAGTAAATGACCCGGTTTCGGGGTGCAGCATAAATACCAGTTTTACCCTTCGGTTCGATGCTTTACCTGCGGCAATTAATAATTTGCCAAAGAAATACTGTTTTGGTGAAACTTCCATTGATGTTTCACAATACCTTCCGGATTTGGGTGGTATTAATTTTAATATTTTCGATTATCAGTATTCCACCGATGGTGTTAATTATTCTGCGGGTGCAGTCCTTAATCCAAAACTCTTTCCGAAAGTCTGGGTGAAAATCGTTCCGAAGAATTCAATAAATTCAAACTGTACAACAACTTCAACAATTGTTTTTACGGAAGACGCAAAAGTTCTGGCAAACACGCCAACCACCCAGTTACCTCCGCAATGTGCGAGTTCAACGCAAACTTTTGATCTCGCGTCGCTGATTCCGGAGATAAATGCTGATCCAAATGTGACTGTTACTTTCCATAATAATTTAGGGGATGCCGAATCCGGCAAAGATCCCGTGAACTACAATTTTCGAAGTGGACTGAATTATACCACGCTGTTCATTCGGGCCGTAAATAATTTAACAGGCTGTGTTTCTCCAGATCATCCCTCCATTACGCTGCTCGTTTATCACAAGCCCAATCTTTTGGTTACTTCTATACCGAAAGCAAACTGTGTAGGGAATTCAATTTTCGATCTAACGCAGGCTCCCGGTTTATTGACCGATGCTCAAGCGCCTGTCACTGTAGATCTGGAATATTATTCGACTACTGGAACGCTATTAACGGCCGCTCAAGTTTCGAATTACGATGCCGGGGTTTTTGGACTAAATCCCTACATCAAAGTTATTTACAATACTACCTGTAGCGATACGGTTACGGTCAATCTGTCCTACAATCCAAAACCTGTTGCTAGTACTTCCACTATTTTAATCTGTTCGGAAACAACGTATTCTTTGCAGAGTTTTAAGAATGCAGTCACTAATAATTCGGCCAATTATACCTTTACGGATGACTCAGGAAATCCTTTGCCGAACACTTTTGACGTTACCACTTTGCCTAAAACCATTAAATTTTTAATGAAAGACACTACCACAGGCTGTCTTTCCGATGTTCAAAACGTAACGTTCATTAAAGGAGGAAATTCCGTATTGCTAAATAATTCCGCAGCTATCACAAAATGCGATACAGACTTTGACGGTAAAACAGATTTCAATCTGGATGATGTGAAATCTACCTTTACCCCTGATCCTTCTGCGACGTTTGAATATTTTAAAGACGCTGCGTTCAGTCAGCCGATCGCTGCAAGTTATACGAATGAAACGGCTTTTGCGCAAACGGTTTTTGTTCGGATAACATTACCCGGGTTCTGTCCGTCTGCTGGGCAAATAGATTTAAAAGTCGATACGCCAACGAAGTCGTCAACACTCCTCAATAAATATTTTATTTGTTATGGAGAAACAGTAACCATTGACGCAGGTGCTGAGAACATCAGCTGGCAATGGAGTACAGGCGAAACAAGTCAAACGGTAGACTTTATGGCTCCCGGGAATTATTCCGTAACACTCACGAATTCAAACGGCTGTTTTTATACGCACGATTTTATTATTTCTGAGGAGAATCAGCCTAAAATTGAAGTCATTAATCAAACAAATACTTCCATAGAAGTCATTGCAAACGGTGGTGTAAAACCGTATCGATATTATTTTAACGGCGTTCCGCAGAATTCAAATATTTTACAAAATCCAACTGCCTCTTCTTATGAAATTCAGGTAGAATCTGCAACGGGATGTTTCGGTCCGCCAAAAACAGTCTACTTTATTAAGATCAACAATGCTTTCACCCCAAATTCAGACGGCATCAATGATTTCTGGCGCATTGAAAATCTCGACCAAATGGAAAAGGTTTCGATTGTGATCGTGGACCGCAACGGAAGGAAAGTTTTTGAATCCACGAATCCCAATCAGACAGAATGGGACGGAAAACAGAACGGCCGGGCGCTGCCAACTTCTTCTTATTGGTATGCAGTTTCATGGTATGATGCGGTAACGCAAAAAACGGAGCAGCGACAAGGCTGGATCCTTTTGAAGAATCGAAATTAACTGCATACCAGATATTGTTTTGAATCCATTATTAGTATGATGAATTAATTTAAATTTCCCTGGAATTTTGAGAGTGCTCAAAATATAAATTTTTAAGATTTTCGGGTTTTTCCAAAGTTATCCACATTTCCACAACCAGCAAATTTGTTTGGAGAAACAATAACTTTTCTCTATTTTCGTTGATTAAATGTGGATAGCGCTGTTAGAGCTTCAAGCTCTAACAGCGCTGCCAAAATCTACCGAAAAACAGGATTAAATGAATTCAAAAAAAATCTTAATCGCAACGGCGATTTTCTATTTCGGCTTATCCGAGGCTCAACAATCTCAATTCTTCAGCGACCGCGAAAATTACCGCTTTAACCTCGCGGAAAATTTGTACCAAAATAAAATTTACAACGCATCCCAGTTCGAGTATGCGCGTCAGTATTTTTACAACCAAAACCTGTCTACATCCCGCAAAGAAGCAGCGCAGTTTTTCGATAACGTCATCGGCGTTATTTTGCGTAAAAATCATGCGGAAGAAGGCCTGGATGCTTTTATTAAGGAATATCCGAACTCGGCGTATTTTGCACAGGCGAATTTGCCTTTGGCAGACTTCTATTTAACGCAGAAAAATTTTGACAAAGCTTTGGAAACGTTGAATAACGTAAACCAATACCAACTTTCAAAAGAAGAGAACACGCAGTATATCATGAAACTCGGCTATGCGAAATTCATGACGGGTGATTCTCAGGGCGCGATTGAAGCTTTGGAAGAAGCCTATAAAACCACAGAAGGTTCCGATAAAAACGACATCGCCTACATGTTGGGGCATTTGTATTATGCGGACGGACAAAACTACAAAGCGTTTACGTTTTTCGATAATATTAAAGACAACGAGAAATATGCACGCGTGGTAAAACCTTATTATGTGCAACTGTATTTCAACGATAAAGATTACGATAAGGCAATTGTGGAAGGCAATGCTTTGTTAAATGAAGATATTTCCGCCGATTATAAAGCGGAAGTTCATAAAATGATTGGCGAAAGTTATTTTATGAAAGGCGATTACGATTCGGCTTATCCGCACTTAAAAATTTATCTGGATAGTAAACAAACCCCGTCCGAAAGCGATCTGTATGAAATGGGATTTGTCTCAGCACATCTGAAAAAATACGACGAAGCCGTTTCTTATTATAATCAACTGTTGAACAGCAATTCGGCAACCGCTCAAAACGCTTATTACCAGCTAGGAAATGCGTATCTGGAGGTTGGTAAAAAACAGGAAGCGCTTTCTGCCTTTCGGTCCTCGTATCAAATGACGTACGATCCGAAAGTGCAGCAACTCGCGCATTTACAGTATGCAAAACTGAGTTACGAGCTTGGAAATCCTTTTGAATCTGCTTCAAATGTGATTCAAAGTTATATTTCAAAATACCCGAACAGTCCGGATACCAAAGAAATGAAATCGCTTTTGGTGAAATCTTATCTGTATTCCGGCGATTATAAAGGAACTTTGGCCGCGATTGATAAAATGCCGAATTCGACACCGGAAACCGATAAAGTAGATCAGGAAGTTTCGTACTTATTGGGAACGGAGGAATTCAACAAAGGAAATGTAGACGCTGCTGAAAAATATTTCTTAAGAAGTCTTGAATTCAATATCAACAAAGAATTTAATTCCAGAGCCACTTATTGGTTGGCGCAAACGTACTACCAAAAGGGAAATTATCCTTCCGCAATCGTGCGTTTTGAGAAACTCCAATCAGAAAATTTCCCGGAGAAACAACAGCTGAATTACGATTTGGGTTACGCTTATTTCAAATCTAAAAAATTCGACAGAGCCAAAGATTATTTTACGGCCTATTTAAAAGATCCGAAACCGGAATTTAAAAATGATGCTGAACTTCGCCTGGCAGATACATATTACGCAAACAATGATCTGAACGAGGCCATCGCCATTTATGACAAAACGGAAAGCGCCGACGATTATACGCCATTCCAAAAAGCCATGGCTCTTGGATTTAAGGGCGACACCGTAGCAAAAATCACTGAACTTAAAAAACTTTTAAATCAGTATAAAAATTCGGAATATTTCGATGATGCGCAATTTGAGATCGCGACTGCTTACGCGGCAAATGACGACTATAAAAGCTCCAACGATTATTTTTCACAAGTCATTAAAACAAGCACTGATAAAGATTTAGTCGCCAATGCACAGATTTACCGTGCGCAGAACTACATCGATCAAAACGAAGATGCAAAAGCTTTATCAGAATTAAAGTCTCTTGGAAATCAGTATAAAAACACGGCGTTTGCAAGCAAAATTGTGCAGGCCGCGCGTCCGCTTTTCATTAAAAATAATGATGTCGCGGGTTATCAAAGTTTTGCCCAAAATATCGGCGTAAAAATCGATGCCTCCGAAATTGATGAGATTAATCTGAACCGCGCGAAAACTTTCTACGCAGGCAAAGATTACAAAAATGCCATTCCGCTTTTTGAAAAATATTTAATTCAAAATCCGACCGGCGAAGGTTTATACCAGGCGCAGTATGAATTGGGTGAAAGTTATTTCCAGACGCAGAATCCGGCAAAAGCTTTGTTGGTTTTACAGGAAGTAGCGAATGTCCAGAACGATTATCAGGAAGACGCGCAAACCAGAATTGCACAAATCTATATCGCGCAAAACAATAGCAACGAAGCCAAAAAGTATTTGGTATCGCTTTCCAATTCTACGAACGCCAACGTGAAAAACTTTGCCAATGTGGAATTGATGAAAATTTACGCCGACGAAAAAGATTTCCGAAAAGCCGAAACTTTGGCTGACTTTGTTTTGCAGAATCCAAAAAATTCCTCTTCCGTAAACGAACTTGCGAAAGTCATCAAAGCGCGCAGCTTGATGAACAATGGTAAAGACACCGAGGCAAAGACGGCTTATGCGGCTTTAGAAAAATCATCGAACACGGAAGTTGCAGCCGAAGCTTTGTATGCCAAGGCCTATTATCAAAACAAAGGCAAAGCCTTTAAATCATCGAACGAAACCATTTTTAAACTGGCCAATAATTATGCTTCAGAGGAATATTGGGGCGCGAAATCTTTGGTTTTGATGGTTAGAAATTATATCGGTTTGAAGGATAATTACCAGGCGAGCTATACAGCGGATCAAATCATCGCTAATTATCAGGATTTCCCGGATATTGTGGCGGAGGCGAAAGATTTAAAGAAACAAATTAAAAAATAGTCAGCTAAGTTCCGGGCAAGGAAAAGTGGTCCTTACCCTAAATTCCTCTCCAGAGGAGATCGACTTAAAGCCCAAAAAAAGTAAATACGCAGGAAGCGGCGAAGCCGCGAAACGTCGGTTAAAAAATAAAATTAATGAATAAACGAATTCAAATATTATCGCTCTTATTTTTAGGCTTTTCCCAGTTTGCCTTTTCCCAGATCAAGGAAGAAAAATTAATCCTGGACCGGAAACGCGAACCGGAAGTCAAAAAAATTGAAAAGAAGAAAACGTCCATCGAAGCGGAAAAAAATTATCCGCCCGAAGAAAAGTCCGCGAATCCGCCAACCTACGATATTACAAATGTTCCGGCGTCTTCCGATTTCAAAACTTCCTTAATTCAGGTTGAAGATATTTCGCCGAAATTCGATGCCGAAAATCAGAACAACTATTTCCAGCTCGGGATGGGAAATTACGGGAAAATCCTGGCAGACGGAAATATTTCCACGCAACTGGAAAGCGGAATGGAAGTCGGCGCCGATGTTCATTTCCTTTCGACCGACGGGTTGAAAAAAGTTTACGCCTGGGATTCCAAACAAAGTGCTGCGGACCTTGGAGTTTATTTAAATTCTTATGGAGAGCAGGGAAAACTGAGTGTTAACGCAGATTATGGACTGAACAATTATAATTATTACGGCATTTATACTTTAACGCCGGCTTCCGGGAATATCGATTTAAAACAGAAAACCAACCGCGTGAAAGTGAACGGTTATTACGATTTTTATTCGAACGAAATATTAAATGATGTTCGCGTGAAATCCTCTTTTCTGAGCGATTATTTTGGCGCAAAAGAAAATCAGGCGGAAGTTTTGGTTAATTTATCGAAGCACGGCGTCGACTTGCCTGCTTTTGATGAGGTGCTTTTCAACGGTGATTTAGGTTTGAATTTGGAAACCGTCCAATCCGATTTCGATTTGCTCGATAAAAATTCTTCGGAGTTTTTAAATGCGACAGTAGCGCCAAAAATTACGTTTTTCAAAGGTAAATCTTACGTGATGATCGGTTCCGACTTTTCATTTTTAAATGCAAAGAATTCTAATATGATTGTTACTGAGCAAGTAAAAAATAATAAGACGTACTGGTTTCCCAAAGCAGAACTGCAGTTTGCGGCGGCGGACGAATTCAAGTTCTACGCCGGAATCGAAGGCGGTTTGAAACTGAATACCTACGCTAATTTGCTGGAGCAAAATCCTTATTTGGTTTCGGATCAGGAATTACGTCCAACGGAAACAAAATATAAATTCTATTTCGGTTTGCGCGGCGATATCGATCAAAACATTAAATATGATTTTAGCGGTGGTTTCGGAAAGATGAACGATATTTTATTTTTCCGCGCCAACGATTTATTTAACAAAGACGTGAATTATGACCGTCCGGCGTATGATTATGCCAACACGTTTTCCTCGGTTTATGATAACGGAACCATTAGTGAGGCAAAAGCAAGCGTGCAGTATTTTCCTTTGGCCAATCTCTCTTTGGACGCCGAACTGAAATTTGAACAATACAGTTTAGATAATTTCGAAAACATTTTTAATAAGCCCTTGGTAAGAGCAAGTTTGGGCGGAAAATATTCGATGCTGGATAAAAAACTGAACCTGGGCGCGAAAGCGTTTTTTGCGACGGACCAGACGACCAATTCATTTGAAGTGAATAATGGAGGGATAAATCCGAACGTTTTTCTCTCTTCTGAAGACATAAATGACAAAGTTGGTGGATTTGCGGATTTAAATTTGTCTGCAGAGTACAAAGTTCACAAAAATTTCAGTATTTTCGCACTCGGAAACAATTTACTCAACACCCGGTATCAAACTTACAAAAGTTATAAAGTTTTGGGAGCACAGATTTTGGGCGGAGTTAAAATTTCCTTTTAAAGAGTAGAAGAATGGCGCGTAATTGAGATGGAAGTGTTTGATACAAATATTTCATTCGTTTAAAACTTAAAAACTCAATCATACAAAACTCAACTGCTGACTTGAAAAATGGCTGCGTAGTTCAACTGGATAGAATATCAGATTTCGGCTCTGAGGGTTAGGGGTTCGAATCCCTTCGCGGTCACACAAAAAGGATAAAATTAATTTTTTATCCTTTTTTGTTTTTATGTCAAATAACTATTTCATTAATACTTAAATGACCTTAAAATTCAAATCTTTCGTCCGTCGCCATTAATGGTGTATGGAGGCATGTTATAATGTTATTTCTCCAGTTTTTCCCGATCCCATTTAGCCAGTTTTGCCGCGGCTTCATAAGTCGTCTGAAGGAAATCGAGAACCACTTCAACGGGATCATCGGATTTTTGCACTTCGCTGTACGGAAGCAGATATTCGCCGAGATTTTTATCGTAGAAATATTTCTTTCCTTCCGTTCTCACCTCGCAGAACAGCGCGGGTTCGGGATAAATATAAGCGTAAAAAGCCGCAAACGGAACAGCCTCGTTGCCGGGCCAAAATCCGCAACTGTAAACCTCGTGAGAATACGCTTCCTGCGCAACCCAATCGGGTAAATGAGGAACTCCGCCGGGATGCAAAGGTGCTTTTTCGCCCGAAAATCGTGACACCGACAGATCAAAACTGCCCCAAAATAAGTGAACGGGACTGCACTTACCGGTAAACCGGGATCTGAATTCCATAAAAATTTCGTTCGCATTCAAAAATGCCAAATGAAGATCGGATGCATGTTTCGGAATATAAGTATTGTGCGCATCGTCTTCCTGGAAAGGGATAACTTCTTCCAGTTCGTTAGGAGTTTGATTAATTGTCACATGAATTCCCATTTCATTTAAGTTATCCATCAAGTTTTTATAGAAAGCCGCAACCGACAGTCCTTCAAGCGCAAATTTTCGCTCGGCATTATTACTCGTCCGAATGTGAAGCTGGTGCTGCAAAAAATCGAAATTGATCTCGAAATGTTCGTCGTTGTAGGGAATGTTCCGGGTAGTAAGCCCCTCGGGCGTTACGTATAAAGTGACGTGCCAGGAATGGTTAATCCAGGGCAGTTTTTTTATCTTGATTTTTACCAAGATCTGGGTCCAAAGATGGATCGTCATGTAGGTGTCCTTTGCCTTTTCGAACGATAGAACCGGCCAGTTTTTTATTTTCATTTTGAAGATTTTATTGGGACGCTGATTATTTTTGATTCCAACGACTGGTTTTTGATACTGTAATGGTTAGAACAATTAAAGTTACAAAAATAAGCGGACAAGGATATTTACCTGAGCCTCAATTCATTTCGGAACTCATCATTACAGATCTTACTTAAAATTACTATATTCGCGGTCATCATCAACAATTGCCAGGGAATATTCCTTAAATTCGGTAAAATTTGTTCCTGTTTCATTTTTGAAAAATTTACTGAAATGAAATGGATCTGAAAACCCAAGAAAGTACGATACCTCTTTCACTGAAAGTCTTGAATAAAGCGCATGTCTTTTTGAGAGAGGTCCATCTTCTTCTTCTTTTCAAAATTGATTCTGCCGCGGGCAAGTATCTCTCTGCGATCAATCATTACGAAATTCATAAGCGTTTGAACTATTCTATATTTAATGAAAAGAAAAGCAAACAGTTGGCTGAAATGGAGGTGGCTTACGAAACTGCGGAGAAAGAGAAAGATCTTGCTTTACTGCGTTCGAAAGATAAACTTCAAAAGAAAGAACTTCAAAAATCTTCACAGTCGAAAGAATATTTATCTGCCATTGCGACGGTCCTATTAGTGCTGTTTATGGTGGTATTTAGTCGCTATCGCCTGAAACAAAAAAGTAATATGCAGCTTTTAGCGCAACAAAAAGAAATTAATGTACAAAATGCGGAGTTGATTGGTTTGACCACCGTGCAGTAAAAAGATCTTCGTTTATTTATAAGACAACCGTTCAAATCATCTTTTTGCGCGGCGGAATAAGTTACAAATAAGAAGAAATAAGAGCCGGATTTTAGCCAACAGGCGAGGAGCAATTGTGTGTCTAATTTATGCTAAGATGAGTAAAGACAAAGTTCACACAAACTGGAGGTTAAAACAATGGACGGAACCGGTTTTTTCGCGTACATTTTATCGAAAAAACAGTTCTTTTTCAAAGTATTACAACAGCCGTGTTCATCATTGGCGGATTCGTATCTTTTATTATTACCATTTTAATGTTTGTGCACCTATTTAAACACCAGACTAAAAGAGAAGGTAAAGGCGAATTCGCGTCAACAGCCTGATTCTCGTTGATGTAAGTTTTAATCCTTGATGAATTTTTTTCTTAGGAATTATAACGCAAAAAAAAAACGGCGCCTTTTAAAGGTGCCGTTTCAGTTTTCGATTAAATGGTACGTGATGTCAATTTAATCTTCTATATATATGAATGTGTTTTCAAGGGAATGGTATAATTTAATTGTTGGTCACTTCCAGTTTTACGTCGATATTATTTCTCGTCGCATTTGAGTAGGGACAAACCTGATGGGCCTTTTCCGTTAAGGAT encodes:
- a CDS encoding TonB-dependent receptor, producing the protein MNKRIQILSLLFLGFSQFAFSQIKEEKLILDRKREPEVKKIEKKKTSIEAEKNYPPEEKSANPPTYDITNVPASSDFKTSLIQVEDISPKFDAENQNNYFQLGMGNYGKILADGNISTQLESGMEVGADVHFLSTDGLKKVYAWDSKQSAADLGVYLNSYGEQGKLSVNADYGLNNYNYYGIYTLTPASGNIDLKQKTNRVKVNGYYDFYSNEILNDVRVKSSFLSDYFGAKENQAEVLVNLSKHGVDLPAFDEVLFNGDLGLNLETVQSDFDLLDKNSSEFLNATVAPKITFFKGKSYVMIGSDFSFLNAKNSNMIVTEQVKNNKTYWFPKAELQFAAADEFKFYAGIEGGLKLNTYANLLEQNPYLVSDQELRPTETKYKFYFGLRGDIDQNIKYDFSGGFGKMNDILFFRANDLFNKDVNYDRPAYDYANTFSSVYDNGTISEAKASVQYFPLANLSLDAELKFEQYSLDNFENIFNKPLVRASLGGKYSMLDKKLNLGAKAFFATDQTTNSFEVNNGGINPNVFLSSEDINDKVGGFADLNLSAEYKVHKNFSIFALGNNLLNTRYQTYKSYKVLGAQILGGVKISF
- a CDS encoding lipopolysaccharide assembly protein LapB, with amino-acid sequence MNSKKILIATAIFYFGLSEAQQSQFFSDRENYRFNLAENLYQNKIYNASQFEYARQYFYNQNLSTSRKEAAQFFDNVIGVILRKNHAEEGLDAFIKEYPNSAYFAQANLPLADFYLTQKNFDKALETLNNVNQYQLSKEENTQYIMKLGYAKFMTGDSQGAIEALEEAYKTTEGSDKNDIAYMLGHLYYADGQNYKAFTFFDNIKDNEKYARVVKPYYVQLYFNDKDYDKAIVEGNALLNEDISADYKAEVHKMIGESYFMKGDYDSAYPHLKIYLDSKQTPSESDLYEMGFVSAHLKKYDEAVSYYNQLLNSNSATAQNAYYQLGNAYLEVGKKQEALSAFRSSYQMTYDPKVQQLAHLQYAKLSYELGNPFESASNVIQSYISKYPNSPDTKEMKSLLVKSYLYSGDYKGTLAAIDKMPNSTPETDKVDQEVSYLLGTEEFNKGNVDAAEKYFLRSLEFNINKEFNSRATYWLAQTYYQKGNYPSAIVRFEKLQSENFPEKQQLNYDLGYAYFKSKKFDRAKDYFTAYLKDPKPEFKNDAELRLADTYYANNDLNEAIAIYDKTESADDYTPFQKAMALGFKGDTVAKITELKKLLNQYKNSEYFDDAQFEIATAYAANDDYKSSNDYFSQVIKTSTDKDLVANAQIYRAQNYIDQNEDAKALSELKSLGNQYKNTAFASKIVQAARPLFIKNNDVAGYQSFAQNIGVKIDASEIDEINLNRAKTFYAGKDYKNAIPLFEKYLIQNPTGEGLYQAQYELGESYFQTQNPAKALLVLQEVANVQNDYQEDAQTRIAQIYIAQNNSNEAKKYLVSLSNSTNANVKNFANVELMKIYADEKDFRKAETLADFVLQNPKNSSSVNELAKVIKARSLMNNGKDTEAKTAYAALEKSSNTEVAAEALYAKAYYQNKGKAFKSSNETIFKLANNYASEEYWGAKSLVLMVRNYIGLKDNYQASYTADQIIANYQDFPDIVAEAKDLKKQIKK
- a CDS encoding T9SS type B sorting domain-containing protein: MRNFSFIIFLFSFVSGFAQSVNLFNPADNIMYPSQLYFCNGETFNLQVDAVASSTGDYAISEGTPAAFPLAAGGTPITFPVTGTNKFSTAIPIGFNFSFYGKNYTKVVAGTNGRLVFTNDVQLNNLNDINVYTDRTFSGIPNYNTYSALPSTDYNKVYKNNPTQELNLAQIFFGYTDLVSRPQNNSITYNYKTVTVGGVNALLISYQNQIRSDGTGGFSSVAYTSSVLLVEDGRIIIYVNNKTEDTYNAILGLQNDDASKRRIPDHSNSGSNYNNGPWKSEGIAWIFTPNQNLTPKFKWYQNAVLLGETTNTLSGFAPNDGDLLKVEVTYHDGAGAQVGNAVSDEVLFKKLQKPTITASSPGGCVSGVNLTVPNDADVNYQWFLVGSATVLGTSNSYYATQTGNYFVRISRKLSPTCSVDSNPVAVNLNSTIPPFNAANTPFNYCDTTGAATKILNLYDYYPADPTKYTLVFSENGTAINDPANFQIAGNTTRTITIAVNDPVSGCSINTSFTLRFDALPAAINNLPKKYCFGETSIDVSQYLPDLGGINFNIFDYQYSTDGVNYSAGAVLNPKLFPKVWVKIVPKNSINSNCTTTSTIVFTEDAKVLANTPTTQLPPQCASSTQTFDLASLIPEINADPNVTVTFHNNLGDAESGKDPVNYNFRSGLNYTTLFIRAVNNLTGCVSPDHPSITLLVYHKPNLLVTSIPKANCVGNSIFDLTQAPGLLTDAQAPVTVDLEYYSTTGTLLTAAQVSNYDAGVFGLNPYIKVIYNTTCSDTVTVNLSYNPKPVASTSTILICSETTYSLQSFKNAVTNNSANYTFTDDSGNPLPNTFDVTTLPKTIKFLMKDTTTGCLSDVQNVTFIKGGNSVLLNNSAAITKCDTDFDGKTDFNLDDVKSTFTPDPSATFEYFKDAAFSQPIAASYTNETAFAQTVFVRITLPGFCPSAGQIDLKVDTPTKSSTLLNKYFICYGETVTIDAGAENISWQWSTGETSQTVDFMAPGNYSVTLTNSNGCFYTHDFIISEENQPKIEVINQTNTSIEVIANGGVKPYRYYFNGVPQNSNILQNPTASSYEIQVESATGCFGPPKTVYFIKINNAFTPNSDGINDFWRIENLDQMEKVSIVIVDRNGRKVFESTNPNQTEWDGKQNGRALPTSSYWYAVSWYDAVTQKTEQRQGWILLKNRN
- a CDS encoding DUF5996 family protein — its product is MKIKNWPVLSFEKAKDTYMTIHLWTQILVKIKIKKLPWINHSWHVTLYVTPEGLTTRNIPYNDEHFEINFDFLQHQLHIRTSNNAERKFALEGLSVAAFYKNLMDNLNEMGIHVTINQTPNELEEVIPFQEDDAHNTYIPKHASDLHLAFLNANEIFMEFRSRFTGKCSPVHLFWGSFDLSVSRFSGEKAPLHPGGVPHLPDWVAQEAYSHEVYSCGFWPGNEAVPFAAFYAYIYPEPALFCEVRTEGKKYFYDKNLGEYLLPYSEVQKSDDPVEVVLDFLQTTYEAAAKLAKWDREKLEK
- a CDS encoding helix-turn-helix domain-containing protein, which encodes MKEVSYFLGFSDPFHFSKFFKNETGTNFTEFKEYSLAIVDDDREYSNFK